In Phocoena sinus isolate mPhoSin1 chromosome 10, mPhoSin1.pri, whole genome shotgun sequence, a single genomic region encodes these proteins:
- the BIN2 gene encoding bridging integrator 2 isoform X3 yields MAEGRASGAAGLFAKQVQKKFSRAQEKVLQKLGKTVETKDERFEQNANNFYQQQAEGHKLYKDLKNFLSAVKVMHESSKRVSETLQEIYSSKWDGHEELKAIVANNDLLWEDYEEKLADQALRTMENYVAQFSEIKERIAKRGRKLVDYDSARHHLEAVQNAKKKDEAKTAKAEEEFNKAQVVFEDLNQELLEELPVLYNSRIGCYVTIFQNISNLRDVFYREMSKLNHNLYEVMSKLEKQHSDKVFVVKGLSSSSRRSLVISPPVRTSTVSSPLTSPTSPSALSLKSEKDSTSASEEELASDPAQGEDNSEIKKEPLTDKEIEEEAEASSSEEEEALLAFNGPSQPQPSPTVEGGESQEEILPCSPAPSPGRALIPSEQAAPFPEVVLRTRTSSEGSEQPKRASMQRASAPPGRPPPPRATPSPRSSLGNMPSTPTASEPSSPTSPRASLGAETPSPRASLEASPDPQPPEKPARTPEVGEKENTDNLNPEELCTAPTLMICQNQGLQLHVSEVPEESSVVAPEPQEEVSTIQNAQL; encoded by the exons GCAGAAGGCCACAAGCTATACAAGGACCTGAAGAACTTCCTCAGTGCAGTCAAAG TGATGCATGAAAGTTCAAAGAGAGTGTCAGAAACCCTGCAGGAGATCTACAGCAGCAAGTGGGATGGTCATGAGGAGCTGAAGGCCATCGTAGCG AATAATGATCTCCTTTGGGAAGACTATGAAGAGAAACTAGCTGACCAGGCTTTGAGGACTATGGAAAACTATGTAGCCCAGTTCAGCGAGATTAAG GAAAGAATTGCCAAACGGGGCCGGAAACTCGTGGACTATGACAGTGCCCGACACCACCTGGAGGCAGTACAGAATGCCAAGAAGAAAGATGAGGCCAAGACTGCCAAG GCAGAGGAAGAGTTCAACAAAGCCCAGGTTGTATTTGAAGATCTGAACCAGGAACTACTAGAGGAGCTGCCTGTTCTTTATAATAG TCGTATTGGCTGTTATGTGACCATCTTCCAAAACATTTCCAACTTGAGAGACGTCTTCTACAGGGAAATGAGCAAG CTGAACCACAATCTGTACGAGGTGATGAGCAAACTGGAGAAGCAACATTCCGACAAAGTCTTTGTGGTGAAGGGACTCTCAAG CAGCAGCAGACGCTCTCTAGTCATCTCTCCTCCAGTTCGAACATCTACAGTCTCCAGCCCTCTTACCTCACCTACCAGTCCCTCTGCACTTTCCTTGAAGAGTGAGAAGGACTCCACCTCAGCAAGTGAGGAAGAGCTGGCATCTGATCCAGCCCAGGGAGAAGACAACTCCGAGATTAAAAAAGAGCCCTTAACAGACAAGGAAATAGAGGAGGAGGCTGAAGCGAGCTCCTCTGAGGAGGAAGAGGCTCTGCTAGCTTTCAacggcccctcccagccccagccctcacCCACCGTTGAGGGTGGAGAGTCCCAGGAGGAAATTCTCCCTTGCTCCCCAGCTCCATCACCAGGCAGAGCTCTGATCCCTTCAGAGCAGGCCGCACCTTTCCCAGAAGTAGTCCTCCGAACCCGCACCTCAAGCGAAGGATCTGAACAGCCAAAGAGAGCCTCTATGCAGAGGGCCTCAGCACCGCCCGGTAGGCCTCCTCCACCCAGAgccactcccagccccaggtcCTCCTTAGGGAACATGCCCTCCACCCCTACAGCCTCTGAACCGAGTTCACCCACCAGCCCTAGGGCCTCCTTGGGGGCTGAGACTCCAAGTCCTAGGGCCTCCTTAGAGGCCTCTCCTGATCCACAGCCACCAGAGAAGCCGGCAAGAACTCCTGAGGtcggagaaaaggaaaacaccgATAATCTGAACCCAGAAGAACTTTGTACTGCCCCAACCTTGATGATCTGTCAG AACCAAGGTCTTCAGCTTCATGTCTCTGAGGTTCCAGAAGAGAGCAGCGTCGTAGCACCCGAGCCTCAAGAAGAG GTGTCTACCATTCAAAATGCACAACTCTGA
- the BIN2 gene encoding bridging integrator 2 isoform X4, translating into MAEGRASGAAGLFAKQVQKKFSRAQEKVLQKLGKTVETKDERFEQNANNFYQQQAEGHKLYKDLKNFLSAVKVMHESSKRVSETLQEIYSSKWDGHEELKAIVANNDLLWEDYEEKLADQALRTMENYVAQFSEIKERIAKRGRKLVDYDSARHHLEAVQNAKKKDEAKTAKAEEEFNKAQVVFEDLNQELLEELPVLYNSRIGCYVTIFQNISNLRDVFYREMSKLNHNLYEVMSKLEKQHSDKVFVVKGLSSSRRSLVISPPVRTSTVSSPLTSPTSPSALSLKSEKDSTSASEEELASDPAQGEDNSEIKKEPLTDKEIEEEAEASSSEEEEALLAFNGPSQPQPSPTVEGGESQEEILPCSPAPSPGRALIPSEQAAPFPEVVLRTRTSSEGSEQPKRASMQRASAPPGRPPPPRATPSPRSSLGNMPSTPTASEPSSPTSPRASLGAETPSPRASLEASPDPQPPEKPARTPEVGEKENTDNLNPEELCTAPTLMICQNQGLQLHVSEVPEESSVVAPEPQEEVSTIQNAQL; encoded by the exons GCAGAAGGCCACAAGCTATACAAGGACCTGAAGAACTTCCTCAGTGCAGTCAAAG TGATGCATGAAAGTTCAAAGAGAGTGTCAGAAACCCTGCAGGAGATCTACAGCAGCAAGTGGGATGGTCATGAGGAGCTGAAGGCCATCGTAGCG AATAATGATCTCCTTTGGGAAGACTATGAAGAGAAACTAGCTGACCAGGCTTTGAGGACTATGGAAAACTATGTAGCCCAGTTCAGCGAGATTAAG GAAAGAATTGCCAAACGGGGCCGGAAACTCGTGGACTATGACAGTGCCCGACACCACCTGGAGGCAGTACAGAATGCCAAGAAGAAAGATGAGGCCAAGACTGCCAAG GCAGAGGAAGAGTTCAACAAAGCCCAGGTTGTATTTGAAGATCTGAACCAGGAACTACTAGAGGAGCTGCCTGTTCTTTATAATAG TCGTATTGGCTGTTATGTGACCATCTTCCAAAACATTTCCAACTTGAGAGACGTCTTCTACAGGGAAATGAGCAAG CTGAACCACAATCTGTACGAGGTGATGAGCAAACTGGAGAAGCAACATTCCGACAAAGTCTTTGTGGTGAAGGGACTCTCAAG CAGCAGACGCTCTCTAGTCATCTCTCCTCCAGTTCGAACATCTACAGTCTCCAGCCCTCTTACCTCACCTACCAGTCCCTCTGCACTTTCCTTGAAGAGTGAGAAGGACTCCACCTCAGCAAGTGAGGAAGAGCTGGCATCTGATCCAGCCCAGGGAGAAGACAACTCCGAGATTAAAAAAGAGCCCTTAACAGACAAGGAAATAGAGGAGGAGGCTGAAGCGAGCTCCTCTGAGGAGGAAGAGGCTCTGCTAGCTTTCAacggcccctcccagccccagccctcacCCACCGTTGAGGGTGGAGAGTCCCAGGAGGAAATTCTCCCTTGCTCCCCAGCTCCATCACCAGGCAGAGCTCTGATCCCTTCAGAGCAGGCCGCACCTTTCCCAGAAGTAGTCCTCCGAACCCGCACCTCAAGCGAAGGATCTGAACAGCCAAAGAGAGCCTCTATGCAGAGGGCCTCAGCACCGCCCGGTAGGCCTCCTCCACCCAGAgccactcccagccccaggtcCTCCTTAGGGAACATGCCCTCCACCCCTACAGCCTCTGAACCGAGTTCACCCACCAGCCCTAGGGCCTCCTTGGGGGCTGAGACTCCAAGTCCTAGGGCCTCCTTAGAGGCCTCTCCTGATCCACAGCCACCAGAGAAGCCGGCAAGAACTCCTGAGGtcggagaaaaggaaaacaccgATAATCTGAACCCAGAAGAACTTTGTACTGCCCCAACCTTGATGATCTGTCAG AACCAAGGTCTTCAGCTTCATGTCTCTGAGGTTCCAGAAGAGAGCAGCGTCGTAGCACCCGAGCCTCAAGAAGAG GTGTCTACCATTCAAAATGCACAACTCTGA
- the BIN2 gene encoding bridging integrator 2 isoform X2, with translation MAEGRASGAAGLFAKQVQKKFSRAQEKVLQKLGKTVETKDERFEQNANNFYQQQAEGHKLYKDLKNFLSAVKGLSSLLSVMHESSKRVSETLQEIYSSKWDGHEELKAIVANNDLLWEDYEEKLADQALRTMENYVAQFSEIKERIAKRGRKLVDYDSARHHLEAVQNAKKKDEAKTAKAEEEFNKAQVVFEDLNQELLEELPVLYNSRIGCYVTIFQNISNLRDVFYREMSKLNHNLYEVMSKLEKQHSDKVFVVKGLSSSRRSLVISPPVRTSTVSSPLTSPTSPSALSLKSEKDSTSASEEELASDPAQGEDNSEIKKEPLTDKEIEEEAEASSSEEEEALLAFNGPSQPQPSPTVEGGESQEEILPCSPAPSPGRALIPSEQAAPFPEVVLRTRTSSEGSEQPKRASMQRASAPPGRPPPPRATPSPRSSLGNMPSTPTASEPSSPTSPRASLGAETPSPRASLEASPDPQPPEKPARTPEVGEKENTDNLNPEELCTAPTLMICQNQGLQLHVSEVPEESSVVAPEPQEEVSTIQNAQL, from the exons GCAGAAGGCCACAAGCTATACAAGGACCTGAAGAACTTCCTCAGTGCAGTCAAAG GACTGAGTTCCCTCCTTTCAGTGATGCATGAAAGTTCAAAGAGAGTGTCAGAAACCCTGCAGGAGATCTACAGCAGCAAGTGGGATGGTCATGAGGAGCTGAAGGCCATCGTAGCG AATAATGATCTCCTTTGGGAAGACTATGAAGAGAAACTAGCTGACCAGGCTTTGAGGACTATGGAAAACTATGTAGCCCAGTTCAGCGAGATTAAG GAAAGAATTGCCAAACGGGGCCGGAAACTCGTGGACTATGACAGTGCCCGACACCACCTGGAGGCAGTACAGAATGCCAAGAAGAAAGATGAGGCCAAGACTGCCAAG GCAGAGGAAGAGTTCAACAAAGCCCAGGTTGTATTTGAAGATCTGAACCAGGAACTACTAGAGGAGCTGCCTGTTCTTTATAATAG TCGTATTGGCTGTTATGTGACCATCTTCCAAAACATTTCCAACTTGAGAGACGTCTTCTACAGGGAAATGAGCAAG CTGAACCACAATCTGTACGAGGTGATGAGCAAACTGGAGAAGCAACATTCCGACAAAGTCTTTGTGGTGAAGGGACTCTCAAG CAGCAGACGCTCTCTAGTCATCTCTCCTCCAGTTCGAACATCTACAGTCTCCAGCCCTCTTACCTCACCTACCAGTCCCTCTGCACTTTCCTTGAAGAGTGAGAAGGACTCCACCTCAGCAAGTGAGGAAGAGCTGGCATCTGATCCAGCCCAGGGAGAAGACAACTCCGAGATTAAAAAAGAGCCCTTAACAGACAAGGAAATAGAGGAGGAGGCTGAAGCGAGCTCCTCTGAGGAGGAAGAGGCTCTGCTAGCTTTCAacggcccctcccagccccagccctcacCCACCGTTGAGGGTGGAGAGTCCCAGGAGGAAATTCTCCCTTGCTCCCCAGCTCCATCACCAGGCAGAGCTCTGATCCCTTCAGAGCAGGCCGCACCTTTCCCAGAAGTAGTCCTCCGAACCCGCACCTCAAGCGAAGGATCTGAACAGCCAAAGAGAGCCTCTATGCAGAGGGCCTCAGCACCGCCCGGTAGGCCTCCTCCACCCAGAgccactcccagccccaggtcCTCCTTAGGGAACATGCCCTCCACCCCTACAGCCTCTGAACCGAGTTCACCCACCAGCCCTAGGGCCTCCTTGGGGGCTGAGACTCCAAGTCCTAGGGCCTCCTTAGAGGCCTCTCCTGATCCACAGCCACCAGAGAAGCCGGCAAGAACTCCTGAGGtcggagaaaaggaaaacaccgATAATCTGAACCCAGAAGAACTTTGTACTGCCCCAACCTTGATGATCTGTCAG AACCAAGGTCTTCAGCTTCATGTCTCTGAGGTTCCAGAAGAGAGCAGCGTCGTAGCACCCGAGCCTCAAGAAGAG GTGTCTACCATTCAAAATGCACAACTCTGA
- the BIN2 gene encoding bridging integrator 2 isoform X5 gives MHESSKRVSETLQEIYSSKWDGHEELKAIVANNDLLWEDYEEKLADQALRTMENYVAQFSEIKERIAKRGRKLVDYDSARHHLEAVQNAKKKDEAKTAKAEEEFNKAQVVFEDLNQELLEELPVLYNSRIGCYVTIFQNISNLRDVFYREMSKLNHNLYEVMSKLEKQHSDKVFVVKGLSSSSRRSLVISPPVRTSTVSSPLTSPTSPSALSLKSEKDSTSASEEELASDPAQGEDNSEIKKEPLTDKEIEEEAEASSSEEEEALLAFNGPSQPQPSPTVEGGESQEEILPCSPAPSPGRALIPSEQAAPFPEVVLRTRTSSEGSEQPKRASMQRASAPPGRPPPPRATPSPRSSLGNMPSTPTASEPSSPTSPRASLGAETPSPRASLEASPDPQPPEKPARTPEVGEKENTDNLNPEELCTAPTLMICQNQGLQLHVSEVPEESSVVAPEPQEEVSTIQNAQL, from the exons ATGCATGAAAGTTCAAAGAGAGTGTCAGAAACCCTGCAGGAGATCTACAGCAGCAAGTGGGATGGTCATGAGGAGCTGAAGGCCATCGTAGCG AATAATGATCTCCTTTGGGAAGACTATGAAGAGAAACTAGCTGACCAGGCTTTGAGGACTATGGAAAACTATGTAGCCCAGTTCAGCGAGATTAAG GAAAGAATTGCCAAACGGGGCCGGAAACTCGTGGACTATGACAGTGCCCGACACCACCTGGAGGCAGTACAGAATGCCAAGAAGAAAGATGAGGCCAAGACTGCCAAG GCAGAGGAAGAGTTCAACAAAGCCCAGGTTGTATTTGAAGATCTGAACCAGGAACTACTAGAGGAGCTGCCTGTTCTTTATAATAG TCGTATTGGCTGTTATGTGACCATCTTCCAAAACATTTCCAACTTGAGAGACGTCTTCTACAGGGAAATGAGCAAG CTGAACCACAATCTGTACGAGGTGATGAGCAAACTGGAGAAGCAACATTCCGACAAAGTCTTTGTGGTGAAGGGACTCTCAAG CAGCAGCAGACGCTCTCTAGTCATCTCTCCTCCAGTTCGAACATCTACAGTCTCCAGCCCTCTTACCTCACCTACCAGTCCCTCTGCACTTTCCTTGAAGAGTGAGAAGGACTCCACCTCAGCAAGTGAGGAAGAGCTGGCATCTGATCCAGCCCAGGGAGAAGACAACTCCGAGATTAAAAAAGAGCCCTTAACAGACAAGGAAATAGAGGAGGAGGCTGAAGCGAGCTCCTCTGAGGAGGAAGAGGCTCTGCTAGCTTTCAacggcccctcccagccccagccctcacCCACCGTTGAGGGTGGAGAGTCCCAGGAGGAAATTCTCCCTTGCTCCCCAGCTCCATCACCAGGCAGAGCTCTGATCCCTTCAGAGCAGGCCGCACCTTTCCCAGAAGTAGTCCTCCGAACCCGCACCTCAAGCGAAGGATCTGAACAGCCAAAGAGAGCCTCTATGCAGAGGGCCTCAGCACCGCCCGGTAGGCCTCCTCCACCCAGAgccactcccagccccaggtcCTCCTTAGGGAACATGCCCTCCACCCCTACAGCCTCTGAACCGAGTTCACCCACCAGCCCTAGGGCCTCCTTGGGGGCTGAGACTCCAAGTCCTAGGGCCTCCTTAGAGGCCTCTCCTGATCCACAGCCACCAGAGAAGCCGGCAAGAACTCCTGAGGtcggagaaaaggaaaacaccgATAATCTGAACCCAGAAGAACTTTGTACTGCCCCAACCTTGATGATCTGTCAG AACCAAGGTCTTCAGCTTCATGTCTCTGAGGTTCCAGAAGAGAGCAGCGTCGTAGCACCCGAGCCTCAAGAAGAG GTGTCTACCATTCAAAATGCACAACTCTGA
- the BIN2 gene encoding bridging integrator 2 isoform X1 — protein MAEGRASGAAGLFAKQVQKKFSRAQEKVLQKLGKTVETKDERFEQNANNFYQQQAEGHKLYKDLKNFLSAVKGLSSLLSVMHESSKRVSETLQEIYSSKWDGHEELKAIVANNDLLWEDYEEKLADQALRTMENYVAQFSEIKERIAKRGRKLVDYDSARHHLEAVQNAKKKDEAKTAKAEEEFNKAQVVFEDLNQELLEELPVLYNSRIGCYVTIFQNISNLRDVFYREMSKLNHNLYEVMSKLEKQHSDKVFVVKGLSSSSRRSLVISPPVRTSTVSSPLTSPTSPSALSLKSEKDSTSASEEELASDPAQGEDNSEIKKEPLTDKEIEEEAEASSSEEEEALLAFNGPSQPQPSPTVEGGESQEEILPCSPAPSPGRALIPSEQAAPFPEVVLRTRTSSEGSEQPKRASMQRASAPPGRPPPPRATPSPRSSLGNMPSTPTASEPSSPTSPRASLGAETPSPRASLEASPDPQPPEKPARTPEVGEKENTDNLNPEELCTAPTLMICQNQGLQLHVSEVPEESSVVAPEPQEEVSTIQNAQL, from the exons GCAGAAGGCCACAAGCTATACAAGGACCTGAAGAACTTCCTCAGTGCAGTCAAAG GACTGAGTTCCCTCCTTTCAGTGATGCATGAAAGTTCAAAGAGAGTGTCAGAAACCCTGCAGGAGATCTACAGCAGCAAGTGGGATGGTCATGAGGAGCTGAAGGCCATCGTAGCG AATAATGATCTCCTTTGGGAAGACTATGAAGAGAAACTAGCTGACCAGGCTTTGAGGACTATGGAAAACTATGTAGCCCAGTTCAGCGAGATTAAG GAAAGAATTGCCAAACGGGGCCGGAAACTCGTGGACTATGACAGTGCCCGACACCACCTGGAGGCAGTACAGAATGCCAAGAAGAAAGATGAGGCCAAGACTGCCAAG GCAGAGGAAGAGTTCAACAAAGCCCAGGTTGTATTTGAAGATCTGAACCAGGAACTACTAGAGGAGCTGCCTGTTCTTTATAATAG TCGTATTGGCTGTTATGTGACCATCTTCCAAAACATTTCCAACTTGAGAGACGTCTTCTACAGGGAAATGAGCAAG CTGAACCACAATCTGTACGAGGTGATGAGCAAACTGGAGAAGCAACATTCCGACAAAGTCTTTGTGGTGAAGGGACTCTCAAG CAGCAGCAGACGCTCTCTAGTCATCTCTCCTCCAGTTCGAACATCTACAGTCTCCAGCCCTCTTACCTCACCTACCAGTCCCTCTGCACTTTCCTTGAAGAGTGAGAAGGACTCCACCTCAGCAAGTGAGGAAGAGCTGGCATCTGATCCAGCCCAGGGAGAAGACAACTCCGAGATTAAAAAAGAGCCCTTAACAGACAAGGAAATAGAGGAGGAGGCTGAAGCGAGCTCCTCTGAGGAGGAAGAGGCTCTGCTAGCTTTCAacggcccctcccagccccagccctcacCCACCGTTGAGGGTGGAGAGTCCCAGGAGGAAATTCTCCCTTGCTCCCCAGCTCCATCACCAGGCAGAGCTCTGATCCCTTCAGAGCAGGCCGCACCTTTCCCAGAAGTAGTCCTCCGAACCCGCACCTCAAGCGAAGGATCTGAACAGCCAAAGAGAGCCTCTATGCAGAGGGCCTCAGCACCGCCCGGTAGGCCTCCTCCACCCAGAgccactcccagccccaggtcCTCCTTAGGGAACATGCCCTCCACCCCTACAGCCTCTGAACCGAGTTCACCCACCAGCCCTAGGGCCTCCTTGGGGGCTGAGACTCCAAGTCCTAGGGCCTCCTTAGAGGCCTCTCCTGATCCACAGCCACCAGAGAAGCCGGCAAGAACTCCTGAGGtcggagaaaaggaaaacaccgATAATCTGAACCCAGAAGAACTTTGTACTGCCCCAACCTTGATGATCTGTCAG AACCAAGGTCTTCAGCTTCATGTCTCTGAGGTTCCAGAAGAGAGCAGCGTCGTAGCACCCGAGCCTCAAGAAGAG GTGTCTACCATTCAAAATGCACAACTCTGA